Sequence from the Phragmites australis chromosome 6, lpPhrAust1.1, whole genome shotgun sequence genome:
ATGCGTTGTCATGAGCCTGCGACCCGGTTCTTCTTCTGCCTAGAAATGACGAACGGAGACGCGATTTTACTGCCTGCCTTTTGCAGGCTTGCAGCTTGCAATTGAATACCGGATCGGATGCGTTAGCCTGCCGATGGAACACAGTGGTTCATCTAGGGGCAGCACAGGCAGCACAGCTGTGCTGGTGCTGACTACATGCAGGCCCCAGCTGAATATACTTCCTTGGGGgcaaaaaaatacataatatcttttattttttatagttttcGTTGTACAACTTTAACaactattttatattaaaatatagttataatatctaataaaattataatattatgaaaaatatttttatattttcaaactaaatattttagaaacgGTTGgctattaaaattttaaaaagtttgaTTAGATTTTAgtcaaaatatcaaatatttataaTAGTAAAGGATACACTTCAGAAGCATGGTTTCAGGACCTGGATCCTCTGTCATAATCGCGATTATTGCAGAGAGTTACTGTTTAAACAGTGTAATACCTACTGCTACAGTGCCCTGCATTAATTAATTGTGATTACTGAAGCAACAGTACTTCCGTTCACTGTAGCGTCGATTTCTACTGTTCGTATGTACTGTAGCACGTATTTGAGAGTGTTTGATTAGATATACAGGATACACGTATGAATATGTTTAGTTATTAAAAAGATAAACACTATATCTAtttataacttaattatttataatataataattttataattataattatcaaCAAATTATCTCTAATTAGTATTGATCTTTactaattataattaattataacttAACATGTCACTGTCTATCGCTAATTACCTATAGTAATACTTAATTATGACTAATATATAGCTAATTGTTCTTAATTCTCACTAATACTAATTATAGGAGCTGACAGGGCATGTACCTCTTTTGGCCAAAATTTTCAGATGAGATGGTTTAACATCTTGATAGAATATTCTTACAATCTGTATCATTCTATCCTGAATGAGTTGGTACTGTTTATCTAACAAAATACAAGCATGACAGCATATCCGATTATCCCATACATATACCACTCTGTATAAGGGACCAAACACTGCCTAATTTTTTATTGCCGACGCGCTAGGCTGCTAAGGTGACCAGTCACTGTTGACCGaggattttttatattttttaaataaaaattgcaagtatatctatcgatttaaaaaatatataaatctaGACTCATGTCGCCCGTTGGAagcaatattttaaatttttatctttttttattatataagtcatatttttatttgaaattttttatagaGCTATATGATAGTATCATCTACACCacatattttttaagaatttttcataactatttatacagtgttttaaattttaaagtattagaacataatatttttatttttagcatGTCGCACTTCTAACAGGTGACAGGGTcagatttataatttttcaagaATGGTGcgcatatttacaatttttaattaaaatataaaaataaaaaagttcgtTAACCGAGCAGAGGAAGAGAGGATAGGGTCGGCCCAATCGGCTGTATGGGGCTGCCCAGCCGGGATAGGGTCGGCCCAATCGGAAAGCTAGCCCGACCCGACCCAGGAAAACAGACCAGAAACTGCCATGGTCCCAAGACCAACTCGGCTCCTCGGCCCACCTCACGTTTTGCCCACATCTCGCCGGCGAGGCTGCGGGGGGAGCAGCGGAGGAAGAAGCGAAGCTACCCAACCGACCAAGCTCGTCGCCAGACGCGGCCCGTGGGTGCGGCGACCGGAGCGGCGTGCCCTCGTACCTAGGATTCCTCCAGGGTACCGGTGTCCTCTCGCCCTCCGCAGCCGACGGCGATGAGCTCGTCCCTGCAGGGACCCCTGCTCGCTCCTGCTCCGCTGCCGCCCGCCCCCGCAGGTCTCTCGGTGCTTCCTTTGTTTCCCCTTTCCGATGCATATGATTCTTGCAGGCTTTCTTTCTACTTATTACTTGTGGAGTTGTAGTCCGTGGTTTCATGGCTACAGCAGTCCCTGGACTTCCAATTCGTAGCAGTATGGGCACCGGTTTTAGTTGGTGATCTAAGCTTAACACTCGACATGTGCAATAGCGCGCCCTAGTTCGACATTTCTAGGGAATGCATTTTACCTGTTTAACTCAGAGTCACCAAAAAAATTAGAAAGGAAagatctttcttcttttcccaaattttcaaaaaatgtgCAAGCAACTGGGGCTGCTGTTCCATCCTGCACTAGGACCAGTACATCTGTGATTTGGTTAAATTGTCGCATTAGCTGTAGAATTCTGTTCTTCAAGGAGGAGACACTGCCCAAGTAAGACTATTCAACACCTGAAAACCAAATGATATCCATAATTCTGTATGCAAGTCTGCAGTTGACCAGGCTTCTAAATTTACAATGTTAGGCGCACGTCAGTTTGTGAATGATTAGACTCTGAAtgatttgtgtgtgtgtgtttgtgtgtgtgtgtgtgaacaCTTTAGGAGATACAGAAGCTGGTCAAAGCATTGCAAGTCTTCAAGCAACGACCGGGAATTATACACCACGGTTGGGTCAAGAATTTGTCTCTGAACTTGAGGCATACGAGTTCTATCTGTATTATGCACGGAAGGTGGGGTTCAGTGTCCGAAAGGAATATGCTAATAAAAGCAGGAAAACTGGCGAGATAACCTCCAGTAAGTATGTTTGTTCAAGGGAAGGTTTCAAAGCCCCAGATAAAAGAACTAATCATTCCAAGACTCCGCAGCCTCATACAAGAACAGGATGTAAGGCCAGTTTGGTCATGAGGCGCAACAACGATAATGCAAAGTATGAAGTCTACGCTTTTGAGCCGCAGCACAATCATCCTTTGTTTGTTCCATCCTGTGCTAATCCTTTGCAAAGGAAGTTAGGCGATTTTCAATCATCAGAAACCGATAACTCCAGTAATGTGACTAATGCCGGTAAATCCGAAAGCAGAAATTCTGATCTAGGTGACAATGCTGTTACTTCCAAAGAATGGCAATGCCCCCTGCGAACTAAAAGGCAACGGGAAATCAAGTATGGAGAAGCTTCTGCGATTTTGAACTACCTCCAAAACCAATCTCGAGCAGATCCTTTATTTTATCATGCTGTACAGCTGGATGCTGAAGATAAAGTTGCGAACATTTTCTGGGCAGATGTGAAGATGCTCACTGACTGTGGTCAATTTGGTGATGTTGTTTCATTTGATATTGTATCCAGAAACAACATGAGCATCCGACCTTTTGCTTCATTTATCGGGTTTAACAATTATGGGGAGACTGTTTTGCTAGGAATGGCACTTATGTATGATGATACTGTAGAATCATTCCAATGGCTGTTTGACACGTTCCTGAATGCAATGTCTGGACGAGCGCCTAGGACTATCTTTTCATGTCAAGATGCAACTGTAGGAAAGGCCATCTCATTGGTGATGCCCAACACATGTCATGCAATATGTACATGGCACCTGAAGCAGACTGCAAAAAGAAACCTAAATCACCTTCTTAGAGGGGACTGTAATTTCATGAAGGAATTCAAGGCATGCATCAATGATtatgaggaggagatggagttTCTCACTTCTTGGGAAGTTATGATCAGTAAGTATAGTCTTCATGGTAATGTGTGGCTGCAAAAGGTatttgaagaaaaagaaaaatgggctAGACCGTACATGAAGTGGACATTTTCAGCTGGGATGAAGAACACACAATTGAATGAACGTCTGCATTCTGATGTTCAGGATTATTTGAGATCAGACATAGATATTACTCTATTCTTGAGACACCTTCAGAAAGTGGTCAATGACAGACGGTGTACAGAATTGGAAATCGAATTTAGTTCAAGGCTAAAGTTGCCAGGCTTCAAGATCAGAGCCCCTATTCTGATACAAGCTTCTGAGGCCTATACTGATATGATATTTCAGATTTTCCAAGAAGAATACGAAGAGTTCCAGTCAGCTTACATTGTGAGTTGTGATGAATGTGGCCCCTGCCGAGAGTATATTGTTGCCATTCTTGAGAAAGAAAGGAAGCATAGAGTCTTCGGAAATCCTTCCGAGCAGACTGTTTCATGTTCATGTAGGAAGTTTGAGACACTTGGTTTCTTGTGCAGCCATGCTTTGAAAATTTTAGATACCATGGATATAAAGTATCTGCCACATAGGTACATCTTGAAGCGGTGGACCAAATATGCAAGGAGTTCAACTGCTCCACAGATTCACAGTCGAAAAGTTCAAGAAGATACTACATTGGAGTTTTCTAGTCGCTACCGATACTTGTGCCCAATATATGTTAGACTTGTTGCTAGGGCATCAGAATGTGAGGAATCGTACAGATTGCTAGATCAATGCTCAGTAGAACTGGGGAAGAAAGTTGAAGAAATCCTGCAGAAACAAACTGGCATCGATGCATCAGCCTCTCAGCCTGATGTTGAGGACATCCAGATATCCTTATCTGCTAGTACCACGGACAATGAGTCAGAACGAGCAATGGATTATTCAAGCAATACAAGAGCAAAGAGACCCAAAAAGAAAAGTCATAGAGGTAAAAGTCAAACAAGAAGATGCATCAAAAAAGGCTTACAGAATAAGAAAACACTGCAGCCAGGCCAACCTGCAATGCAATTTCCAATGTTAGATGCTGCTACTCAACCTGGAAATGGTTTGTTTCAGGTAATTTCAGCATTGTCCTTTACTATAGTGGTGGTTTTGCATTACGCATCTCTTGTAGCTGAACAGCGTGATAGTAATCATATATTGAATTTATGATGAAAAATTAACCAAGTGTTGATTCACCTCTTGATGAAAATATGAATGTGCTATTGTACCTTCCTTTCTGCAAACCTTTCAGCAAATCCTTGTATTTTCTTTCAGGGTAGTGCTTCTATGCTTCACCCTTTTAATGGGAGTTGAACAATTGTAAAGCACTTGAAGGGGTAAGTAGTTAGAATCAAACCTTGACTTGTGCTTTATAATTTGTGTAATTCTAAGCATAGTACAGAACTCTTGTCAGATTTTTCTACTTCGTCAACGTGATGTGTCATATCAGACTTCCCTGCAAGCATTCAAATTTGTGGGGCTAGTAGGGgccatgccccccccccccctttactCCATATACGCCATTGTAAACATATTTGTTGACTAGATAAAAAATGTACAAAAGTTTCATTTGTCCCTTTTTAACGCAGACATGTTACTAGTTGGTCTCCTCATTGTATTTTTCTGGCTCTGTCCCTGGTAGCACTAGTCTTTGTTAAAGTTTTTTTTCATGTGTGATGGATCCTAAAACTTTTCCCTGTTTCCCTGTTATCCTGAGATTATCTAGCACTAGGCCTCCAGATTTCAACATTAGTTGTATGATTCATCTCAAGATTGTGTTAGTTGTGCATCTGTCCTGATTTTAGTGTCCATATGAAAGGCAGTAAATAGAAAGTTTCTAGTTAAAGAAAAAGGTCCTCTCCTAGCTTGCCATAGTTCAGCTGTTTTTTTTGTAAGACCTATATTTTAAAGAAGCCATTTTTAATACTGTCAGTTTCCTTccattttcatgaattttagtgTTTCATAAACCTTCTACAAACCCGTAATATCTGCAGTTGAGGGGGTTTCTGCTGAACCAAAACTAGCCATACCACCCATGACCAATTACAGGTGATAACTGGTTGACTAACTCTTGTTTGTCCAATGACTGACATCATGGATGCCTTGGTCTGAGGAATCTTGTTCTCACAATAGTGTCTGAGCCACAATATTTAGTCTAGAACTTCCTAATGCAGTCATGTCACGGTCCTTGGATAAAGGCCGCAACACGTATCTTTGTGAGGTGGGTCTGTGGGTGGGCATGGCCCTAGGGTACCAGGCTGCAAGGCCTTAGAGATGCACACAAGGAGGAAGGAAGTGACgcaccgggggggggggggtgtggaGCAGTCTAGAGGGAGGTAGAGACTAGAGAGATATTTGTGCTGAAGAAGACAAACTGATGCAGTTCACTATGTTTATTTGTCAAAAACAAAGGATGATAACTCAACAGGAGTGTTCCTTACAGATGGCTGCTAAGgttatttgaattgaactaaaaGATAGGGAGCTAACAAACTGAATCAGCTAATAGATCCAGTGCGAACAAAACTACTCTTATCTTCTGCTGGTGATGATCTTGTGTGACTTGTGAGCCCATTGTGGATGCCACTGAGGCTGCTGTGATGATCATGTGTGACTTGCGAGCCCATTGTGGGCGTCACAGAGTACAAGCTTGTGCCATAACATTAATGCGTTTTAGGAAACCTGAGCTCATTTCATTTCAGATATTTAGTTATGTTAATTGCTTCCTTTTTCTATCCAGGGGATTGACCTTTCAAGTTCATTTCCAATGGGGCAAGTGCATTACGAGAAAATGCAGCCAGGCTTTAAGTCTTAGTTTCACAAAGTCATTGCCTTTCAGGAACTAGGTTTCGCTGCATATCACGCTTCTTACCCATCAAGTAACACCAACATAGCCAGCAGGTATATGATGTGAGTTTCCTATTTCCTTGCCTTGTCTTTTTAAGTCAACTATGTTTTCATCAATATTGGGCTCTGTCACTTCTTAGCCAATGAGCAGTTAACAGGGGACAAAGATATTACTCCTGGTTGATTCTTCTGTTTGTTTTCCATTTTTTCAGGGCTTGTAGTGAATAGTGATAGCGCATTTCTGTTCTGATGGAATGGACCCACCACCTCAAGTTCAGCTATCTATCAGTCAGCGACTAGAAGCCAGGGACGGAGTTTAGTTATGGCCAATAGGGGCAATGGGCCCCCTTCAATATTGTAATCCTTTGGTAAATATAGTGCATATTAGGTCTAACAGCTAAATTTACTTGAAAATGACCACCTCTTTCTTGTGTTATTTGTCCTATTAAGTGTTGGCCCCTGCTTAATTTGAGCTCAAGCTCGGCCACTGCGCCACTGCTGGAAGCTACCATGGACACACAGGTGACACAGCACGCACAATGCAACGACCAATCACAGCACCCTGCAAGTTTAATATCAGGCTGATTTCTGAAATTCAGATGGCTACTGTGCATCGATCGGCAGCTGGAGGCTTAATTTCAGATGTTTTCTGAGTATCAGTCGCGATAGGCTGCCCGCAACAGATATTCACCTGGGTGCATCCATCATCAGTACGCAATGCATGGGTCAGCATTAGGGTTGAAGCCCGCTTGATTTCCTACAAAAACTAGGGTTGAAAACGAAACGGAAAATCTCAAACCATTCGATGCTGTTTTCCAAATTTTTCTGATCGTTTTTCGATTTCTCAAGAACTAATATAAATTCGGATCGATTCCGAACCGATGAAtacaaaaacaaaattaaaaaatctagTCTGATTTTTAATCGTATTTTCAAAATACCATATTtcactagaatttttttaataaactttgaatatttttttttagactCAGACTATTCTAATTTTTATAGGTATCGACTCCATACCAACCAAGATGCTTTAAAATAGTAAGGTGATCAGTTGTATTTTagtcattttatatttttttttatataatcgaTGGGttctttgtaattttttgtCGTAATACATTATGGTACTTATATAATAGATTTGTATTGTGGTATCAATATATTGAATGGATTACAAATTATTTAGTGTGAATATATTGTATCTTATATGGTTGAGTTATCACTTATTGAGTACTTAAGATTAGTGTTGTTGTATGGACGAGTTATGAGTCATATCGTTATATGGtcaagttaaaatttaaatgtATCTCGTCGGTTGTATAGACACTTACCGTTTGAGTCATGTTCTGTGGACAGTGTTTCCGATCTAAACTATCGGTTTTCAACTGTAGTCGATATGTTTTCTTTCTGATGGTTTGGTTTTCAAAGTTTCCTATACCTCCGATATCGTAATCGTATCTGATATTATCATTTTCGATTTTGATACCGAGAACAAATGTGAAAATTAAAGTGATTTAGGACATTTTTCGATCATTTTCAACCGTTTTCATCTCTAACAAAAACTGCTCAaatttctcgaatttcagtgaagttaaaaaaccaaaaaaatagttcaattttgtaaaattgataactaatccatctgagcttcaaatcaagtgaaacaatttttgtttgtttccttgtaatatgatctacatgataaaagtatttatactcataaaaaatttggTTTCTAGCAAAATATATAATTGCTAAACATAGTTAAAtgcatatttaattatttactaattcaaaaattatgaaaccaatattgttagtcttcttacatggtattgtgtcttttaaaaatacatgaactaatgaaatagttattgtaacatacatgattgtgtaaatgtgttgcaactagattaattcataactcacCCATCACAcatccaaaattagtgaaaccatttttattaaTTACTTATAATATGttttatataggaaaaataatggtagacaaggtaattacaatgttgtttcttaacatgttcactttatacttgtgaactttgtaaaattcatggagaaattaataaaacttaaaatgaagtgaaactaattttaaagaccCTCTTAAGATATGCCAtacacaaaaaaatatatatatgtttttgcatgttaaacttttccttcaCATGATGAGCCAAAACATCCTGTTCATATGGCCTATTTcagtatttttctttattttcaaacttcctctctatgaatatgatgcaaataaaattatttttgaatttttttcacatggggtcttagaattgtttctagtatttttttagaaagttttgtggttttttttaattttttgaattcaaattcaaaaactaatCGAACTTAAAATACGGTGCAAACCGAATTGACCGGTTTTCATAAATATGAAGCGGTTTTCGATGGTTTGTGAACCTTGGTCAGCATACCCCTTGCAACAAACAATGATCCCTATATAGCAACTGTTAGATTATTTCTAACAGATACtctaaatatttattttctataatattattataatatttcgTAACACTATTACggtattcttttttttatttccagtAACTATCATATTTTCTAACTTACATTATTCCCTTCCTCCTTTCGAATACATAATCATCATTTATAAACAGTGATACGGACGGAGAGAATCCTCACATTTGGAATACCCTTTTCTCTTCCCAACACTATAGCATATTGTAGCAGTCAAAACCATCTCTGAGGCTAATATCGGGCACTATAGCTCTCGATACCATCGCTGCTGTAGTTGGCCTTAGACGGAGCAAGATGGGCAGAGTTTGCAGTATGCCATTGTAGGTAAAAAGAGAAGCACATCCTGTGCATAAGCAGGTACTTCAAGTTTTTAGGCCAGATCAGCATAGTCTTGGCTGCTCCTAGTTCTAATAGATGGCATACAAGTCTTTCACGTTGTCTTGTGATGATCCTGTCTTTTGGTATAGAGAGATTCCCATTCCTCACCCGCAAATGCTTTCAGCTTTGTATCTGTCCAGAAGTCAAATCTGCAGCTCTTTTGCTCAGGATTTGTATCCTAAACTAACCAGTTGTATGTATCCTCAGAAGATCATGAAATGATGGTTTCTTCAGGGTCGTGGTTGCCTGAATCGTGATTTGAAAACAGATATTTAGGCCTCCTTTGGACTGTAGGATTTTCATA
This genomic interval carries:
- the LOC133922014 gene encoding protein FAR1-RELATED SEQUENCE 12-like isoform X1, producing the protein MSSSLQGPLLAPAPLPPAPAGDTEAGQSIASLQATTGNYTPRLGQEFVSELEAYEFYLYYARKVGFSVRKEYANKSRKTGEITSSKYVCSREGFKAPDKRTNHSKTPQPHTRTGCKASLVMRRNNDNAKYEVYAFEPQHNHPLFVPSCANPLQRKLGDFQSSETDNSSNVTNAGKSESRNSDLGDNAVTSKEWQCPLRTKRQREIKYGEASAILNYLQNQSRADPLFYHAVQLDAEDKVANIFWADVKMLTDCGQFGDVVSFDIVSRNNMSIRPFASFIGFNNYGETVLLGMALMYDDTVESFQWLFDTFLNAMSGRAPRTIFSCQDATVGKAISLVMPNTCHAICTWHLKQTAKRNLNHLLRGDCNFMKEFKACINDYEEEMEFLTSWEVMISKYSLHGNVWLQKVFEEKEKWARPYMKWTFSAGMKNTQLNERLHSDVQDYLRSDIDITLFLRHLQKVVNDRRCTELEIEFSSRLKLPGFKIRAPILIQASEAYTDMIFQIFQEEYEEFQSAYIVSCDECGPCREYIVAILEKERKHRVFGNPSEQTVSCSCRKFETLGFLCSHALKILDTMDIKYLPHRYILKRWTKYARSSTAPQIHSRKVQEDTTLEFSSRYRYLCPIYVRLVARASECEESYRLLDQCSVELGKKVEEILQKQTGIDASASQPDVEDIQISLSASTTDNESERAMDYSSNTRAKRPKKKSHRGKSQTRRCIKKGLQNKKTLQPGQPAMQFPMLDAATQPGNGLFQGIDLSSSFPMGQVHYEKMQPGFKS
- the LOC133922014 gene encoding protein FAR1-RELATED SEQUENCE 12-like isoform X2, which gives rise to MSSSLQGPLLAPAPLPPAPAGDTEAGQSIASLQATTGNYTPRLGQEFVSELEAYEFYLYYARKVGFSVRKEYANKSRKTGEITSSKYVCSREGFKAPDKRTNHSKTPQPHTRTGCKASLVMRRNNDNAKYEVYAFEPQHNHPLFVPSCANPLQRKLGDFQSSETDNSSNVTNAGKSESRNSDLGDNAVTSKEWQCPLRTKRQREIKYGEASAILNYLQNQSRADPLFYHAVQLDAEDKVANIFWADVKMLTDCGQFGDVVSFDIVSRNNMSIRPFASFIGFNNYGETVLLGMALMYDDTVESFQWLFDTFLNAMSGRAPRTIFSCQDATVGKAISLVMPNTCHAICTWHLKQTAKRNLNHLLRGDCNFMKEFKACINDYEEEMEFLTSWEVMISKYSLHGNVWLQKVFEEKEKWARPYMKWTFSAGMKNTQLNERLHSDVQDYLRSDIDITLFLRHLQKVVNDRRCTELEIEFSSRLKLPGFKIRAPILIQASEAYTDMIFQIFQEEYEEFQSAYIVSCDECGPCREYIVAILEKERKHRVFGNPSEQTVSCSCRKFETLGFLCSHALKILDTMDIKYLPHRYILKRWTKYARSSTAPQIHSRKVQEDTTLEFSSRYRYLCPIYVRLVARASECEESYRLLDQCSVELGKKVEEILQKQTGIDASASQPDVEDIQISLSASTTDNESERAMDYSSNTRAKRPKKKSHRGKSQTRRCIKKGLQNKKTLQPGQPAMQFPMLDAATQPGNGLFQGSASMLHPFNGS